In Insulibacter thermoxylanivorax, the genomic stretch GGTGCCGTTATGAGTGGAACCGGGAGAAGCTCCTGTCTGTATTGGAGGAGTTTGAGTTCCGCACGATCATCCGCAGCCTCGTCGCAGGCTAGGGAGCGTGAATAAGGACGACAGGAAAGAAACAGGGGATAGGGAATGGAACCAGTGAGTAACAAAGTCCATCCCTATCCCCTTGCTTGTATCCTGCATCAATGGTCCGTGATGTTCAGCGGTCCGACGACTTGCTGCAGGAACGCGCGCAGCTCCTCCCCGGCTTCTTCGTCGAGCTTGAAAGTATATTCGAGATAGCCTTCTTCTTCGAGATCATCGGGGCCGATAATCGCGGTAACACCGGTCTGCATGTCGGTGACGAGCTTCTTGCCGTAGAAGCGATTCGTCGTTGTGATCGCCAGATCGAAGCGATGCATGCTCGGACCGATGAAGGTGATGTATCTTGTAGAGGTTTGCTCGGTGCTGTCCGATAGGAAATCAAACTCAACATGGCTCATCATATCATCTCCCTTGTTACTCGTATTATACACACTTTCAAGTTCTGCACAACTATACAACTATACAATAAGAGAAACAAGAGAAATAAGAGAAACCAGCCCCTAGTATTGCTGCAAGGGAGCTGGTTGGCTGATAAGCTGGATGAGCGGCTTAGAAATCTCTGCGGAGACAGCAGTTTGTTGTTTAGAACTCTCTATAGAAATCATCGCGCAATTCCGAAACCGCCAGATAGCATTCCTTCCCATCGAGCAGCTGCGCGGGCACTCTCCAGACATCGCCGTAATAGAAGCTGTCGGCGGCTAACTCTCCGTCAGCGTAGATCTGTGCAGCATCGCCGAGATCATCGATCTCGATGAATCCTTGCGATCCTTGCACGTTGATCTTCTGCCAGGTGATCTTGCGCTTCCCGCCCAGATGGAGATGGTCGATATATCTGGGCTGGAAAGGCGGCTGATCTACAGGTTCGAAGGAGACGCTGGGCGCGGTGTAAGGCTGCTGAATCGTTCCTTCCATGAAGCGCTCGCCATTCCACAACCAATATCGGTATTCGCCGTCCTGTACAGAGCGGAGGGTGCCGTCAGCCGTGTACAGATCGCATCCTTCGCTCAAGTACAGCTTGCCGTCCAGTCTGCGCAGATACAGGGCTTGTTCCCAGGTAAGGGTGACGATGGTGATATCGTCAATCCTCAGCATGGAGTCGAGACCGGCCTTCGGCCGGAAGACGCGGCCGTCAGCCAAGCCGTATTCCGCCGGAATACCGGGAATCTGTACGAAGAGATAAACATCGTCCTGTTTGCACAAGGGCTGTGCTGTGGCGTACTTAAGCTGCTGCCCCGACAGATCCATATGGAAGGGCATGAAGAAACTGATGTCCCCGCAGACATCGATGGCTGGGAAGGTGACGGTGCCTGTGTCGATGACGACGCCGTGAAGATCGGCAAGGATTGCACGCCGCTGGTAATGGTTGATGAAGACAAACCCGCTCTTCCCATCTGTCCGCATCACATAGCGCAGAGAAGTCGTATCGTCACGCTTCACCGTATGCTCGGCTTCCACGCGAATCATCGGCGCCAGGATCTCTCCGTATGCGGGGAAGGCGGAAGCGGCTCCAAGTGCGGATTCCACGGGGCATCGCAGTATCCGCCGAAGACAGGCACTACTTCATCCACCGGGATCTTCGCTCCTGCAGCGGCATTCCAACCCGTTACTGTATAGATCGGGGCGATGATGCCGCACTCGACGGCGATTTTCGAGGGACGGGATGCGGAATCCGTGCTCCATGCGCTGCGTCTGCCGATCTTACAGCCGATAGCAGTAAATGAACATGATCTGGAGCGGCTGGAAAATGAGCTGCGTGAACTGTGGCATATTCCCGAACATGTGGAGGGAGAGCCCGATCGAATCGCATCAGTGAGGATCTACGAGCTCCTAACTTGCATCGCTGCGATGACATACCATGAGGAGCCCAAGCAGCTGTATCGCAGCAATGCGGAAGCGGAGAAGCTGCTCCGTGCAGCAGTGCATTATATGGAGCAGCACTACATGGAAGAGATCAGCGTGGCGAATATCGCCTATACCATCGGCTATTCGCAGCAGCATTTTCAGAGAAGGTTCAAAGAGATGTACGGCATGAATCCGAGCCAATATCTGCTGCGTCTCCGCCTGCTCAAAGGAGCCCAGCTGCTGGAACAGGAATTCGAGCGAACCGTCGGTGAGATCGCGGAGATGGTGGGGATGGAGCTGAACTATTTCGTGCGTGTATTCAAAAGGGAGTACGGCATCACACCGGCGAAATATCGCGCGATGCAAGCCCGGCACCATGATCCCTCACCATGAAAACCGGGGCGTCGGCTGGAAATCCCGATTCTAGATGTTGCTCTATATGTAAGATTATAGTATAATGTAGGTACTTCGCGCGGAGGAAGCACCTCTCTTACAGATGTAGGAGAGGTGTTTTTTTATATTCATTAGGAGGTGCATCGATTGAATCTGGTATTCATGAACAGTATGGAGAAGGTTACCGGCGAACAGGTGTTGAACGGTCAGATTACGATCTGTGAACAGCATGGCAAGTGGCAAGTGACTTGGAGTGAACAGGATGCTGCGGGCAAGGTTATTCAGGAGGATTGGTACGACGGAACCGGCTGGGAGGAGATGATGCGGGTGTTTCGCTATCGCATCTCCGAGAAGCTCGGTGAGGGATTCCTGCCCGTGCTCGACGGGATCACTGATCAATTCACGATGCCGAAGGGCAGAGAGGAGATCCAGCAGATGATCCTGTGTTACAGCGACTTGAACCGCAATGATGAGCTGTATGAAGAACTGCGCGACTGGCGCCGGAATACAGCGATGAAGGAGAATAAGGCGGCGTACTTCATCGCTTCTAACCGTTTGCTCGGTCTGATCAGCGCTTATATTCCCAAGACGAAGGACGAGCTCAAGCAGGTGCCCGGATTCGGAGCATATCGGATGGAGCATTATGCAGAGGCGGTGCTTCAGATCACGAACAAGTACGATCGGGAGACGGAATTCCCGCTCAACTGGGTGCCTGAGAAGCTGGATCGCAAGCAGTTTACACTGTGGTACTATCAGCAGAAGCAGCTGCAGCTGCGCAAAGAGCGGGATGAGCATCGCTTGAAGAAAGTGCTGCTGGAGCGAATCGCGAAGGGCGCGGCGCTGGATCAGATCTGTTCGGAACTGGAGCTGCCGATACGCGAGGCGATTCAGTGGATCGAGATCTTGGATGCAGAGGGCTATGAGATAGAAGGACTCATCGAAAGGGAGATGGGGAATATGCCCGATGAGCTGCGGGAGCGGGCGCTCTATGCCTTCGGGACAATAGGCGACCGTTACCTGAAGCCGATCTTGACTGAGGTGTACGGAGAGAACTTGCCGGAAGGAGCGGATCTAAGCAGACTGTACGCGTGGCTGCGGTTGTTAAGAATCTATTACCGCCGCGTGCAAGAAGCTTCCGCAGCCGTATCATAATGATGAAGAACGGCATCGCAGTGCAGGCAGAGTGCCCGCAGCATGCGATGCCGCTCTATGCTATAAGCCGGTATATCTCATTGTGTGCTCAGTAAGATAAGCAGGATATATCCTATTCTGTGCACTTTCATATGGAGGATTAGAGCCAGTCTTTCTTACGGAAGAAGAAGAAGATTCCCGTGCCGATCAGAACCATGACAGCGAGTACGACATAGTAGCCGTACTTCCAATCCAATTCGGGCATATGGGTGAAGTTCATCCCGTAGATGCCGGTGATCACGGTGAGCGGCATCATGATCACCGTCATCGCCGTGAACACACGCATGATCTCGTTCGCTCGGTTGGACAGACTGGATTGATAAGCCTCCCGCAGGTTGCTCATGAGGTCTCTGAAGGTCTCGAAGGACTCAGCGATCTTCACAGCATTCTCGTAGATATCACCGAAGTATTGCTGCAGTTCAGAATTGATCAGATCGAGATCGCGGCGGTTCTTCAAGGTGGCGATCAGTTCCTTCTGCGGACCAAGAGCTTTCTTCAGCCAGAGGATCTCGCCGCGCAGTCCGATGATCTCATTCAGGTGGGATTTCTGGGTGCGGATGAGGATGTCCTCTTCCAATTGCTCGATCATCAGTTCGATGCGGTCTGCTACCGGGAAGTAATTGTTGATGACCGTATCGATGAGATGGTATAAGAGCCGATCGGGAGTGTTGACCTGTTCGACGAGGAGCTTCGGTTTGAACAACCTGATCTCGTTGATCTTCTGCTTCGTGGCCGTGATGATCCAGTGTTTGCCTAAGAAGATATTGAGCGGCCGCAGGAAGATCTCCTCGTCGTCGAACCGGATGCTGTTGATCACGATGAAATAATGATCGCTGTATACTTCCAGTTTGGGACGCTGCTCTTCATCATGCAAGCAGTCCTCGATGGCTAATTCATGAAGATTGAACCATGGCTGCAAGGATGTCAGCTCATCGACGGAGGCGTCGATCCAGTAGAATCCGTCTTCCGGCGCTTGCTGCAAGAGGGAGAAATCTTCCTCGAGCAAGGTGAAGACGCCTTGTTGCACCAAACGTACCTTCATGATGATGCACTCCTTTCCACATGTTGATACTGTCGGGCTGCATCGTTCGGTACGTTGTGCAGACGGTCTACAGGCGTCTTGCGGGTACCGAACCTGGCCCGACGCGATGGATGCTGCTTATGAGGCGTGATTGGGGTTTGGGTCGATCCCCGTCCAAGAACGCCACCTCCTGTTCCAGTGAAAAGTCATCACCTGTTGCAGCTATGCATATACTTAAGCATATACTATGCTAACAACAACAGCTGACGTGGGTTAAGTATAAACCCTCGGCATAACTTTTTACAAGCCCATAAACCATGCTTGACTAATGCTTGACTAGGGCCCGTATATCAGTTAAAGTATTAATCACCAATGATGATTTCGGTCACGCAACACGCGAGATGATCTTCGTCTTGAAATAACTGAATATCGTTTTAGAAACTCTTATCAAGAGCAGGTGGAGGGACGAGCCCGATGAAACCCGGCAACCGGCAGTATGCACGGTGCTAATTCTTGCAGGAGCTGCGGCTTCTGAGAGATGAGAGAGGATGTATGATACAGACGCCTTTCTCACGCAGAAAGGCGTTTTTCATATATACTCTGAACGCATACGTTCAGCAGTGCTGATGGAGAAGATCCTAGATGCTGATGGATCAGATCCTGACGAGCGATAGAAGAAGTTATAGAAACCGGCGCTTCCAGCACTTTCAGCACTTCAGCCGCTTAATGTGACGCTTCATGTGAAGAGGTTTGTGAGATTAACGGAACTACAGTACGTTATTTGGCCCATTATGCCCGATTTCCGCAGTCTAACGGAACGTTGGTGCGCTATTCCTTCGGGCAATCGCAGTTTCGCTTGATTTTCTGCGAAATAACGGATCACTGTTCCGTTACAATTTGGGATTGGGTGGTTCTACATATAATAACGAACTCCAGTTCCGTTAGTGCAACGCGCTGCAGAATCACGCGAGCATCATGCGGTGCATCGTCAGTGTTATGCGCAGGCGTGCTCTGCAGAATCACGTGAGCACCATGCGGTGCATCAGTCAGCGCAAAGTCCCGGCGGCATCATGGACGTGCTGGTTTCAAGCCATCGTTTACATCGCAGCTCTTTACTGCATCGTTGTTATGCATCAGCGCCGCACTGCCAGTGCGCTGCATCGCATACAGCGGTTTGGCGCCGTTGCAGCGGTTCGCTGGATGTGCTGTATGTTTACCATTAAGTCAACACCATCGTTAAAGGAGTGGAGTATCATGCCTATCAAGATTCCTGATCAACTGCCCGCCAAAGAAATCCTGCAAAGTGAGAATATCTTCGTGATGGATGAGACGAGAGCCTATCATCAGGATATCCGTCCGCTCAACATCGTCATCCTGAACCTCATGCCCACGAAGATCACAACCGAAACCCAGCTGATGAGGCTGATCGGGAATACTCCACTGCAGGTTGAGTGCGTGCTGCTGCACCCGAAGACGCATCGTTCGAAGAATACACCCGTTGAACATCTGGAGACATTCTACAAGACCTTCGATGATATCAAGAACCGCAGGTTCGACGGGATGATCATCACCGGGGCTCCAGTAGAACATCTGGAGTTCGATGAAGTGGACTACTGGGAAGAACTGAAACAGATCATGGCCTGGAGCGTCGACCATGTGACGTCGACTTTCCATATATGTTGGGCCGCGCAAGCAGGATTATACTATCACTATAACATACCCAAATATAAGCTCGACAAGAAGATCTTCGGCGTCTATGCCCATACGGTGAGCAAACTGAACGTGAAACTCCTGCGCGGTTTCGATGATATCTTCTATGTGCCGCAATCGCGTCATACGGAAGTACGGCGGGAGGACATCGAGCGCGTGCCGGAACTGGAGATTCTCTCCGAATCGGAAGAGGCCGGCGTGTACATCGTCGCCAGCAAGGACGGCAGGCAGATCTTCGTGACGGGTCATTCGGAGTACGATCCGGAGACGCTGCGCTTGGAGTATGAGCGTGATCTGAAGAAGGGGATGGATATCGATATGCCGGTGAATTATTTCCCGGACAACAATCCCGAACTTCCGCCCAGATCGATCTGGCGTGCCCATGCGAATCTGTTGTTTTCTAACTGGCTGAACTATTACGTATATCAAGAAACGCCCTATGAGTGGACGTTGGGAGAGGAGTCAGGAGAATGAAGATCGACACACGTCTTGCGCAGATCGGTTCAAAGTCCGATCCGGAAACGGGAGCTGTGAGCTATCCGATATATCAATCCACTGCCTTCCGCCATCCCCGGCTGGGACAAAGCACCGGCTTCGACTATGCGCGTACGAAGAGCCCGACCAGAGCGGTGTTGGAAGAGGCCGTCGCTGAGTTGGAATCCGGTGATGCGGGCTTCGCTTGCAGCTCGGGCATGGCGGCGCTGCAGACGGTCTTCTCGCTGTTCCAACAGGGAGATCATCTGATCGTCTCCGTTGATCTG encodes the following:
- a CDS encoding AraC family transcriptional regulator, encoding MPHSTAIFEGRDAESVLHALRLPILQPIAVNEHDLERLENELRELWHIPEHVEGEPDRIASVRIYELLTCIAAMTYHEEPKQLYRSNAEAEKLLRAAVHYMEQHYMEEISVANIAYTIGYSQQHFQRRFKEMYGMNPSQYLLRLRLLKGAQLLEQEFERTVGEIAEMVGMELNYFVRVFKREYGITPAKYRAMQARHHDPSP
- a CDS encoding HRDC domain-containing protein, producing MNLVFMNSMEKVTGEQVLNGQITICEQHGKWQVTWSEQDAAGKVIQEDWYDGTGWEEMMRVFRYRISEKLGEGFLPVLDGITDQFTMPKGREEIQQMILCYSDLNRNDELYEELRDWRRNTAMKENKAAYFIASNRLLGLISAYIPKTKDELKQVPGFGAYRMEHYAEAVLQITNKYDRETEFPLNWVPEKLDRKQFTLWYYQQKQLQLRKERDEHRLKKVLLERIAKGAALDQICSELELPIREAIQWIEILDAEGYEIEGLIEREMGNMPDELRERALYAFGTIGDRYLKPILTEVYGENLPEGADLSRLYAWLRLLRIYYRRVQEASAAVS
- a CDS encoding DUF3055 domain-containing protein, giving the protein MSHVEFDFLSDSTEQTSTRYITFIGPSMHRFDLAITTTNRFYGKKLVTDMQTGVTAIIGPDDLEEEGYLEYTFKLDEEAGEELRAFLQQVVGPLNITDH
- the metA gene encoding homoserine O-acetyltransferase MetA, whose product is MPIKIPDQLPAKEILQSENIFVMDETRAYHQDIRPLNIVILNLMPTKITTETQLMRLIGNTPLQVECVLLHPKTHRSKNTPVEHLETFYKTFDDIKNRRFDGMIITGAPVEHLEFDEVDYWEELKQIMAWSVDHVTSTFHICWAAQAGLYYHYNIPKYKLDKKIFGVYAHTVSKLNVKLLRGFDDIFYVPQSRHTEVRREDIERVPELEILSESEEAGVYIVASKDGRQIFVTGHSEYDPETLRLEYERDLKKGMDIDMPVNYFPDNNPELPPRSIWRAHANLLFSNWLNYYVYQETPYEWTLGEESGE
- the corA gene encoding magnesium/cobalt transporter CorA, with amino-acid sequence MKVRLVQQGVFTLLEEDFSLLQQAPEDGFYWIDASVDELTSLQPWFNLHELAIEDCLHDEEQRPKLEVYSDHYFIVINSIRFDDEEIFLRPLNIFLGKHWIITATKQKINEIRLFKPKLLVEQVNTPDRLLYHLIDTVINNYFPVADRIELMIEQLEEDILIRTQKSHLNEIIGLRGEILWLKKALGPQKELIATLKNRRDLDLINSELQQYFGDIYENAVKIAESFETFRDLMSNLREAYQSSLSNRANEIMRVFTAMTVIMMPLTVITGIYGMNFTHMPELDWKYGYYVVLAVMVLIGTGIFFFFRKKDWL